In Pseudorasbora parva isolate DD20220531a chromosome 9, ASM2467924v1, whole genome shotgun sequence, the sequence GAGGACACCAGCAAGATGCTCATTACCCTCCTCAATGACAGGACTACACCTGACAGCGCAAGAACAGGAGGCACTGAGGAGAGTGTGGTGCATCTAGATGGCCACCAGGCCACGAGAGGCCACAGCCATGGAGAAAAAGAAATCGAGACGGTGATGGCCAGACTCAACGATATGACAGATGCTCTCAAAAGCAAAGACGAAGCTCTTGAGGAACTGAGGGGAACCGTGACAGGGCATGATGGGCAAATCCGAATGCTTATGGATAGTACCTCTCAAGGCCTACCAGTCACGAGTGCTTCTGCTCAAGATGTAGACATCCTTCAGACTTACATTGATGAGAAATTTGAGAAGCTCAGGAAGGAGCTTGTCGTAAACATGGAAGACGAGATGGCTAAGCTGAAAAATACGTGTGATGAAAAGATTCAATCTCTTCAAAAAGTATGCGGAGAAGGAAAGGAAAGCGGCTATTTGAGCCTCACAGATCTAGTTCACAACAAGGAAACTGAGCTTAGAAAGGAGATCCGTGAACTCAGATTGGATCTGTCCATGTCAGATGGTCTAATACGTGCGAACCGCCAAACAGCCATTGGAAAAGATGATAGCGACTACAATGACTTGAGGAAGGAACTTGTTCGAGTGGCAGAGGCCCATCGTGTCCTGAACGCAAGAGTGGACAACGAGCTAGAGCATCTGTCCTCGCTGAAGATGGAAGACGTGCTTGGTTCACGCATTGAGGACCTGGAGGACAGGATGAACGTCACCGAGAGGAACGCGGAGACTTATTGCTTCTATGTGGATGAAAAACTTACCAAAGAAATTATGGATGAAGTAGCTATGCTACGTCAACTTCTGGACCAGAAGCTCAATGCTATGCAGGATCAGTTCACTACCATGTTGATCGAGATGAGCAACAACTCCTTCCCGGTGATCTCCAGCGATTCTGTTGATGGACTGCAAACTCAGGTTAATGCTAACAGGCACCTTATACAGGGGTTGGAGGACAAGTTTAATGCAATTGGGCAGATATGCTCAACCGACTGCAAAACCAACCTACCTTCTGATACCCAAAAGCCAGAAGGTCTGGATAGTCTTGTACAGGTCTTGAGAAATGATCTGAATGTTTTACGCTCTGATTTTAGGAACAGCGTAGCAAAGCTTAGAGGATTAGAGGATACTATCAGGATGTCACCTGAGAAACAATTCATCACTGCACATATGCAGGACACACACAAACGACTAAATGCTTTGACTGACAACGTTAATGGCTTGACTGGAGCTTTAACTGGATTGGGAGACTCAGTTAGCAAATTTAGCCAAGACCTTCACACTTTGAACTCTACGTGTTGCCAGACAGGACAGGTAAGCGGTCCTTTTCTCCAGGTAGAAACTGGCAAACCAACCCACAACCAGATTGAGGAGCTAAAAGACAAAGTGGATGCACTGAATGCTCTTGTGGCCACGGAGTTGAGCATGTGTAAGCTCAACACAGCTGGTGTAGCTGAAGGTGTGTCGGCGGTGGATGACAGGGTGTCGGCTCTGGAGAAGGTCTGCGGAAAGCTTGACGGTGGGACAAACAATATCCAGGACCCTTCAGGGGAATTGGAGAGAAAGGTGGTACAGCTGAACCGCACTCTGGGCAGTCATTCAGGAGAAATCACAGCTCTTCAGAACTCCCTTCTGAATTTTCAGAGCCAGCTAGCAGGAATGGCTAAACAGATTCTTAAGGACCATACAAGTAAAGAACAAGGTAAGCTTTCAGATGTTAGGCAAATTGAGGAAGCCAGAGAATCCAGTTTTTAACTGGTTAGTGTTGGAAAATGGAAACAGAAGCATTTGAAAGTCAGTCTTTGTATTTGCCTTCCAACTTGAAAGTCCCAGTTTTTGTAGTGTCATCTATTGGGATTTGGTACCAAAAAGGTGGCATTTCCactaaagggattgttcacccaaaaatgaaaattctgtcatcatttactctccctcacgttgttccaaacctgtatgatttcctttcttctgctaaacacaaaata encodes:
- the emilin2a gene encoding EMILIN-2; translated protein: MNCRLPFPSVQLSVLFILSFSLTHGYPSSLFQGNAYSGAVHRHRNKNWCAFIVQKNISCAVQGSVESHVEPERAHCPEHQPDCEPQMIYRTRFRPTYKLAYKTVTELEWRCCPGYQGPDCREVKGSPNRQTEYPQSYPQHPEPQHGQTQPAQRPERRETGQYNIRRGADKTRILEEEVHRLSQTVLDLQAAMTGMAENLRTDLQEDTSKMLITLLNDRTTPDSARTGGTEESVVHLDGHQATRGHSHGEKEIETVMARLNDMTDALKSKDEALEELRGTVTGHDGQIRMLMDSTSQGLPVTSASAQDVDILQTYIDEKFEKLRKELVVNMEDEMAKLKNTCDEKIQSLQKVCGEGKESGYLSLTDLVHNKETELRKEIRELRLDLSMSDGLIRANRQTAIGKDDSDYNDLRKELVRVAEAHRVLNARVDNELEHLSSLKMEDVLGSRIEDLEDRMNVTERNAETYCFYVDEKLTKEIMDEVAMLRQLLDQKLNAMQDQFTTMLIEMSNNSFPVISSDSVDGLQTQVNANRHLIQGLEDKFNAIGQICSTDCKTNLPSDTQKPEGLDSLVQVLRNDLNVLRSDFRNSVAKLRGLEDTIRMSPEKQFITAHMQDTHKRLNALTDNVNGLTGALTGLGDSVSKFSQDLHTLNSTCCQTGQVSGPFLQVETGKPTHNQIEELKDKVDALNALVATELSMCKLNTAGVAEGVSAVDDRVSALEKVCGKLDGGTNNIQDPSGELERKVVQLNRTLGSHSGEITALQNSLLNFQSQLAGMAKQILKDHTSKEQGLPVRQVRPVPVPLPNTRAPTQPMRPYVPHIHIPLIIPHRTAPAPTRRPHVPQPYVPQQPFFPQPPGSPRQPIHPIQPNQPAVHQPMLVTGQAGPPGYVRRVTVRRDQSSDDPKTPVKGFAGSPGYPPVNPVSYDTKQPLSTVAHVPWSHAYQRPIATPVSQQNSFTDPFSFSAGLTRQTFSGDFGLIRFDRVLVNDGGHYNSQTGIFTVPTDGRYLVTAVLTAPQGEHAEAVLSVSNRSMQKLDTAGYRSGHPRLTQNQCTCGGSASFSLILPLRRGDTVALVRTAGKLAISESREILNTFSAIFLYSPQAKR